From Streptomyces sp. NBC_00690, a single genomic window includes:
- the rplQ gene encoding 50S ribosomal protein L17 — MPKPAKGARLGGSAAHERLLLANLAKQLFEHGRITTTEAKARRLRPVAERLITKAKKGDIHNRRLVLQTITDKGIVHALFTEIAPRYAERPGGYTRITKVGNRRGDNARMAVIELVEGEIAKKATVAEAEAAAKRAVKEDALKKDAADEAAPVEDAKPVEAAEESKDA, encoded by the coding sequence ATGCCGAAGCCCGCCAAGGGTGCCCGTCTGGGCGGCAGCGCCGCGCACGAGCGTCTGCTCCTCGCGAACCTTGCGAAGCAGCTGTTCGAGCACGGCCGCATCACCACGACCGAGGCCAAGGCCCGCCGCCTGCGTCCGGTCGCCGAGCGCCTGATCACCAAGGCGAAGAAGGGCGACATCCACAACCGTCGCCTCGTTCTTCAGACGATCACGGACAAGGGCATCGTGCACGCGCTCTTCACCGAGATCGCGCCGCGGTACGCCGAGCGCCCGGGTGGCTACACCCGTATCACCAAGGTGGGCAACCGCCGCGGTGACAACGCGCGCATGGCCGTGATCGAGCTCGTCGAGGGCGAGATCGCGAAGAAGGCCACCGTTGCCGAGGCCGAGGCCGCCGCCAAGCGCGCGGTCAAGGAAGACGCCCTCAAGAAGGACGCTGCCGACGAGGCCGCTCCGGTTGAGGACGCCAAGCCGGTCGAGGCCGCCGAGGAGTCCAAGGACGCCTGA
- the truA gene encoding tRNA pseudouridine(38-40) synthase TruA, with protein MSDEVAAGWVRLRLDLSYDGKDFSGWAKQAEGRRTVQGEIEDALRTVTRSARTHELTVAGRTDAGVHARGQVAHVDVPEELWAEHAEKLLKRLAGRLTRDVRIWRVAEAPAGFNARFSAIWRRYAYRVTDNPGGVDPLLRGHVLWHDWPLDVDAMNEAARRLVGEHDFAAYCKKREGATTIRTLQQFSWQRDDAGIITATVRADAFCHNMVRSLVGALLFVGDGHRPVQWPATVLAAGVRDSAVHVVRPHGLTLEEVGYPADELLAARNVEARNRRSLPLSAGGRDGCC; from the coding sequence GTGAGTGATGAGGTGGCGGCCGGCTGGGTCCGGCTGCGGCTGGACCTGTCGTACGACGGCAAGGACTTCTCCGGGTGGGCCAAACAGGCCGAGGGGCGACGCACCGTACAGGGCGAGATCGAGGATGCGCTGCGTACGGTGACCCGGTCCGCGCGGACCCATGAGCTGACCGTCGCGGGGCGGACCGACGCGGGGGTGCACGCCCGCGGGCAGGTCGCCCATGTCGACGTGCCCGAGGAGCTGTGGGCCGAGCACGCGGAGAAGCTGCTGAAGCGGCTCGCGGGACGGCTGACCCGCGATGTGCGGATCTGGCGGGTCGCGGAGGCGCCCGCGGGGTTCAACGCACGCTTCTCGGCGATCTGGCGGCGCTACGCGTATCGGGTCACCGACAACCCCGGTGGTGTCGATCCGCTGCTGCGCGGCCATGTGCTGTGGCACGACTGGCCGTTGGACGTCGACGCCATGAACGAGGCCGCACGGCGGCTGGTGGGCGAGCATGACTTCGCCGCCTACTGCAAGAAGCGCGAGGGCGCGACCACCATCCGTACCCTCCAGCAGTTCTCCTGGCAGCGGGACGACGCCGGGATCATCACCGCGACCGTGCGGGCCGATGCCTTCTGCCACAACATGGTGCGCTCGCTGGTGGGCGCGCTGTTGTTCGTCGGCGATGGACACCGGCCGGTGCAGTGGCCCGCTACGGTGCTCGCCGCAGGGGTGCGGGACTCGGCCGTCCATGTCGTACGCCCCCACGGCCTCACCCTCGAAGAGGTCGGCTACCCAGCTGACGAGTTGTTGGCGGCCCGCAACGTGGAGGCGCGCAACCGGCGTTCGCTGCCGCTGTCAGCCGGCGGGCGCGACGGCTGCTGCTGA
- a CDS encoding ABC-F family ATP-binding cassette domain-containing protein, whose product MGHLEAAHLEYYLPDGRVLLADASFRVGDGAVVALVGANGAGKTTLLRLISGELQPHSGTVSVSGGLGVMRQFIGSVRDERTVRDLLVSLAQPRVREAAAAVDAAEQRIMTVDDEAAQMAYAQALSDWSEARGYEAETVWDMCTVAALGVPYDKAQWRLLGTLSGGEQKRLALEALLRGPDEVLLLDEPDNYLDVPGKRWLEERLKETRKTVLFVSHDRELLARTVQKIVSVEPSPAGSDVWVHGGGFATYHDARKERFARFEELKRRWDEEHARLKALVLRLRQQAAISPDMASRYRAMQTRFKKFEDAGPPPEPPREQEIRMRLRGGRTGVRALTCTGLELTGLMKPFDLEVYYGERVAVLGSNGSGKSHFLRLLAGDGSVVHTGAWKLGARVVPGHFAQTHAHPELLGRTLVDILWTEQAKDRGGAMSVLRRYELERQGDQPFEKLSGGQQARFQILLLELAGTTALLLDEPTDNLDLESAEALQEGLEVYDGTVLAVTHDRWFAKSFDRYLVFGSDGVVRETDGPVWDERRVERAR is encoded by the coding sequence ATGGGACACCTCGAAGCAGCACACCTGGAGTACTACCTACCCGACGGACGGGTGCTGCTCGCGGATGCCTCGTTCCGAGTGGGCGACGGGGCGGTGGTCGCCCTGGTCGGAGCGAACGGCGCAGGCAAGACGACCCTGCTGCGGCTGATCTCCGGGGAGTTGCAGCCGCACAGCGGCACGGTGTCGGTCAGCGGTGGCCTCGGGGTGATGCGTCAGTTCATCGGTTCGGTGCGCGACGAACGGACTGTACGGGACCTGCTGGTGTCCCTTGCCCAGCCCCGGGTGCGGGAAGCCGCAGCCGCGGTCGACGCCGCTGAGCAGCGCATCATGACCGTCGACGACGAAGCCGCGCAGATGGCGTACGCGCAGGCGCTCAGTGACTGGTCGGAAGCGCGCGGCTACGAGGCCGAGACGGTTTGGGACATGTGCACCGTGGCGGCGCTGGGGGTGCCGTACGACAAGGCGCAGTGGCGACTGCTGGGGACGCTGAGCGGCGGTGAGCAGAAGCGGCTCGCCCTGGAGGCACTGCTGCGCGGCCCCGACGAGGTCCTGCTGCTGGACGAGCCGGACAACTATCTGGACGTACCCGGCAAGCGCTGGTTGGAGGAGCGGCTGAAGGAGACCCGCAAGACGGTCCTCTTCGTCTCCCACGACCGCGAACTGCTCGCCCGTACCGTGCAGAAGATCGTCAGTGTGGAGCCGAGCCCCGCGGGGTCGGACGTCTGGGTGCACGGCGGCGGGTTCGCCACGTACCACGACGCTCGCAAGGAGCGGTTCGCCCGGTTCGAGGAGCTCAAGCGGCGTTGGGACGAGGAGCACGCCCGGCTGAAGGCGCTGGTCCTGCGGTTGCGGCAGCAGGCGGCGATCAGCCCGGACATGGCATCGCGGTACCGGGCGATGCAGACCCGTTTCAAGAAGTTCGAGGATGCGGGCCCGCCGCCGGAGCCGCCGCGCGAGCAGGAGATCCGGATGCGGCTGCGCGGCGGCCGGACCGGGGTGCGTGCCCTGACCTGCACGGGTCTGGAGCTGACGGGGCTGATGAAGCCGTTCGACCTGGAGGTCTACTACGGCGAGCGGGTCGCCGTGCTCGGCTCCAACGGCTCGGGCAAGTCCCACTTCCTGCGGCTGTTGGCGGGCGATGGATCGGTGGTCCACACGGGCGCGTGGAAGCTGGGTGCCCGGGTGGTGCCCGGACACTTCGCGCAGACCCATGCCCATCCCGAACTGCTGGGCCGGACCCTGGTGGACATCCTGTGGACCGAGCAGGCGAAGGACCGGGGCGGTGCGATGTCGGTCCTGCGCCGCTATGAGCTGGAGCGGCAGGGTGACCAGCCGTTCGAGAAGCTCTCGGGCGGGCAGCAGGCGCGGTTCCAGATCCTGCTGTTGGAGCTCGCCGGTACGACGGCGCTCCTGCTGGACGAGCCGACGGACAACCTCGACCTGGAGTCGGCGGAGGCGTTGCAGGAGGGGCTTGAGGTGTACGACGGGACGGTGCTGGCGGTGACGCACGACCGTTGGTTCGCGAAGTCCTTCGACCGCTATCTGGTGTTCGGTTCGGACGGGGTGGTGCGGGAGACCGACGGTCCCGTGTGGGACGAGCGGCGGGTGGAGCGCGCCCGGTAG
- the rplM gene encoding 50S ribosomal protein L13, translating into MRTYSPKPGDVTRQWHIIDAQDIVLGRLATTAANLLRGKHKPIYAPHMDMGDFVIIINADKVHLTGNKKTQKMAYRHSGYPGGLRSVRYDELMAKSPEKAVEKAIKGMIPKNTLGRQMLSKLKVYAGENHPHAAQQPVPFEITQVAQ; encoded by the coding sequence GTGCGTACGTACAGCCCCAAGCCCGGCGATGTCACGCGCCAGTGGCACATCATCGACGCGCAGGACATCGTCCTGGGCCGTCTGGCGACAACGGCAGCGAACCTCCTCCGGGGCAAGCACAAGCCGATCTACGCCCCCCACATGGACATGGGCGACTTCGTCATCATCATCAACGCCGACAAGGTTCACCTGACCGGCAACAAGAAGACCCAGAAGATGGCGTACCGCCACTCTGGCTACCCGGGCGGTCTGCGTTCCGTCCGCTACGACGAGCTGATGGCGAAGAGCCCGGAGAAGGCCGTTGAGAAGGCCATCAAGGGCATGATCCCCAAGAACACCCTGGGGCGCCAGATGCTCTCGAAGCTGAAGGTCTACGCGGGCGAGAACCACCCGCACGCTGCGCAGCAGCCTGTTCCGTTTGAGATCACCCAGGTCGCGCAGTAG
- the rpsI gene encoding 30S ribosomal protein S9, with protein sequence MAETTAETPVEGEETYAEVTTFESEVPVEGEFTSESLASRFGDPQPAAGLGRRKNAIARVRIVPGTGKWKINGRTLEDYFPNKVHQQEVNEPFKVLELDDRYDVVARISGGGVSGQAGALRLGVARALNEADVDNNRAPLKKAGFLSRDDRAVERKKAGLKKARKAPQYSKR encoded by the coding sequence GTGGCCGAGACCACCGCTGAAACCCCCGTCGAGGGCGAAGAGACCTACGCAGAGGTCACCACCTTCGAGTCGGAGGTGCCCGTCGAGGGCGAGTTCACCTCCGAGTCCCTCGCATCCCGCTTCGGCGACCCCCAGCCGGCCGCCGGTCTGGGCCGTCGCAAGAACGCCATCGCCCGCGTCCGGATCGTTCCGGGCACCGGCAAGTGGAAGATCAACGGTCGCACCCTTGAGGACTACTTCCCCAACAAGGTGCACCAGCAGGAAGTCAACGAGCCCTTCAAGGTGCTTGAGCTCGACGACCGTTACGACGTGGTCGCCCGTATCTCGGGTGGTGGCGTTTCCGGCCAGGCCGGCGCCCTGCGCCTCGGTGTGGCCCGCGCGCTGAACGAGGCGGACGTGGACAACAACCGCGCCCCGCTGAAGAAGGCAGGCTTCCTGAGCCGCGACGACCGTGCGGTCGAGCGCAAGAAGGCCGGTCTGAAGAAGGCCCGCAAGGCTCCGCAGTACAGCAAGCGCTAA
- the glmM gene encoding phosphoglucosamine mutase has translation MGRLFGTDGVRGVANADLTAELALGLSVAAAHVLAEAGTFEGHRPTAVVGRDPRASGEFLEAAVVAGLASAGVDVLKVGVLPTPAVAHLTGALGADLGVMLSASHNAMPDNGIKFFARGGHKLADDLENRIETVYEQHRTGAPWERPTGAGVGRVRDYDEGFDTYVAHLMSVLPNRIDGLKVVLDEAHGAAAKVSPEAFARAGAEVITIGAAPDGLNINDGCGSTHLDQLKAAVVEHGADFGIAHDGDADRCLAVDGSGEEVDGDQILAVLAIAMREAGTLRGNTVVATVMSNLGFKLAMEREGLEIVQTGVGDRYVLESMKEHGYALGGEQSGHVIVLDHATTGDGTLTGLMLAARVAATGRSLADLAAVMNRLPQVLINVPDVDKSRVHTCAELANAVTDAERELGATGRVLLRPSGTEPLVRVMVEAADIEQARSVAGRLADAVKSTLG, from the coding sequence GTGGGACGACTCTTCGGCACGGACGGTGTGCGCGGTGTCGCCAATGCGGACCTGACGGCGGAGCTCGCGCTCGGTCTCTCGGTCGCCGCGGCGCATGTGCTCGCCGAGGCTGGGACCTTTGAGGGGCATCGGCCGACCGCCGTGGTCGGACGTGATCCGCGTGCGTCGGGAGAGTTCCTGGAGGCCGCCGTGGTGGCGGGGCTCGCGAGCGCGGGAGTGGACGTACTGAAGGTGGGCGTGCTGCCGACGCCCGCGGTCGCCCATCTCACCGGTGCACTCGGTGCCGACCTCGGCGTGATGCTCTCCGCCAGCCACAACGCCATGCCGGACAACGGCATCAAGTTCTTCGCCCGCGGCGGCCACAAGCTCGCCGACGATCTGGAGAACCGCATCGAGACGGTGTACGAGCAGCACCGCACCGGCGCGCCCTGGGAGCGCCCGACCGGCGCCGGCGTGGGACGGGTGCGCGACTACGACGAGGGCTTCGACACCTACGTCGCCCACCTCATGTCCGTACTGCCCAACCGGATCGACGGGCTGAAGGTCGTCCTCGACGAGGCGCACGGGGCAGCGGCGAAGGTGTCGCCCGAGGCGTTCGCCCGGGCCGGGGCCGAGGTCATCACCATTGGTGCCGCCCCCGACGGACTCAATATCAACGACGGCTGTGGATCGACCCATCTGGACCAGCTGAAGGCCGCGGTCGTCGAGCACGGGGCCGACTTCGGCATCGCACACGACGGCGACGCCGACCGCTGCCTGGCCGTGGACGGCTCCGGCGAAGAGGTCGACGGGGACCAGATCCTCGCCGTGCTGGCCATCGCCATGCGCGAGGCGGGAACACTGCGCGGGAACACCGTCGTCGCCACCGTGATGTCCAACCTCGGCTTCAAACTGGCGATGGAGCGCGAGGGTCTGGAGATCGTGCAGACCGGTGTCGGCGACCGGTACGTCCTGGAGTCGATGAAGGAGCACGGCTACGCGCTGGGCGGCGAACAGTCCGGACATGTGATCGTCCTCGACCACGCGACCACCGGCGACGGCACGCTGACCGGTCTGATGCTCGCCGCCCGGGTCGCGGCGACCGGCCGTTCCCTGGCTGACCTCGCGGCGGTGATGAACCGGCTGCCCCAGGTCCTGATCAACGTTCCCGACGTGGACAAGTCCCGTGTGCACACCTGCGCGGAACTGGCGAACGCGGTCACGGACGCCGAACGCGAACTGGGCGCCACCGGACGGGTGCTGCTGCGCCCATCGGGCACGGAACCGCTGGTGCGGGTCATGGTGGAGGCCGCGGACATCGAGCAGGCCCGATCGGTCGCCGGGCGGCTGGCGGACGCGGTGAAGTCCACGCTCGGATAG
- a CDS encoding DUF389 domain-containing protein, protein MLHLRLLTPADRTSEVLGLIDKTVGTAHLVVVPGAARDPQGDLVLCDVAREAGDELITGLRDLGIDACGSISVDDIDLSLSTRADHAEEEAPGEGADAVIWEQLVGATHEESTLSVTYLAFLSLATMIAACGVVLDNAILIVGAMAVGPEFGPLAGFCTSLVQRAPRLAWRSFSALIVGFAVAIVITVGFSHLMTWLGQFDAAKLEADRPNTAFIYQPDVFSFVVALLAGVAGTLSLTSAKSGALVGVAISVTTVPAAANAAVAFSFQEYRQAWGSTEQLLLNLGGIVLAGTVTLLVQKALWARRTAGPRMRGI, encoded by the coding sequence GTGCTGCACCTGCGTCTGCTCACCCCCGCCGACCGCACGTCCGAGGTCCTCGGTCTCATCGACAAGACGGTCGGCACCGCCCATCTGGTGGTGGTGCCGGGTGCCGCCCGTGACCCCCAGGGCGATCTGGTGCTCTGCGATGTGGCGCGGGAGGCGGGCGACGAGCTGATCACGGGCCTGCGGGACCTCGGGATCGACGCCTGTGGCTCCATCTCCGTCGACGACATCGACCTCTCCTTGTCCACCCGGGCCGACCACGCCGAGGAAGAAGCTCCGGGCGAGGGCGCGGATGCGGTGATCTGGGAGCAGCTCGTCGGCGCGACCCACGAGGAATCGACGCTCTCCGTCACCTATCTCGCGTTCCTCTCCCTCGCCACGATGATCGCGGCCTGCGGAGTGGTCCTGGACAACGCGATCCTGATCGTGGGGGCGATGGCGGTTGGTCCTGAGTTCGGCCCGCTGGCCGGATTCTGTACCTCGCTGGTGCAGCGCGCTCCCCGGCTGGCGTGGCGCTCGTTCTCGGCGCTGATCGTGGGGTTCGCCGTGGCCATAGTGATCACGGTGGGCTTCAGCCATCTCATGACGTGGCTGGGGCAGTTCGACGCGGCGAAGTTGGAGGCGGACCGGCCCAACACCGCCTTCATCTACCAGCCCGATGTGTTCTCGTTCGTGGTCGCGCTCCTGGCCGGGGTGGCGGGAACCCTCTCGCTGACGTCGGCGAAGTCCGGAGCGCTGGTGGGGGTGGCGATCTCGGTCACCACCGTGCCGGCCGCGGCCAATGCGGCGGTCGCCTTCAGCTTCCAGGAGTACCGCCAGGCGTGGGGCTCCACGGAACAGCTCCTGCTGAACCTGGGCGGGATCGTGCTGGCCGGGACGGTGACGCTCCTGGTCCAGAAGGCGCTGTGGGCCCGCCGTACCGCTGGTCCCCGCATGCGGGGGATCTGA
- the coaA gene encoding type I pantothenate kinase has translation MITSPSHSAPRRAEHPSTPYVDLSRAEWSALRDRTPLPLTAEELEQLRGLGDVIDLDEVRDVYLPLSRLLNLYVRATGELRGALNTFLGDAGHGQGEQPGTPFVIGVAGSVAVGKSTVARLLQALLARWPEHPRVELVTTDGFLLPMKELQARGLMSRKGFPESYDRRALTRFVADIKAGKDEVTAPVYSHLIYDIVPGEQLTVRRPDILIVEGLNVLQPALPGKDGRTRVGLADYFDFSVYVDARPEDIEHWYLSRFRKLRETAFQNPFSYFRKYTQVSEDEALDYARTMWRTINKPNLLENVAPTRGRATLVLRKGPDHKVQRLSLRKL, from the coding sequence GTGATCACTTCGCCGTCGCACAGTGCGCCTCGCAGGGCAGAGCATCCGTCGACCCCGTACGTCGACCTCAGCCGCGCGGAGTGGAGCGCTCTGCGGGACAGGACCCCACTGCCCCTCACCGCCGAGGAGCTCGAACAGTTGCGCGGACTCGGCGATGTGATCGACCTGGACGAGGTGCGCGACGTCTACCTTCCGCTGTCGCGGCTGCTCAACCTCTACGTGCGCGCGACAGGCGAGCTGCGGGGCGCCTTGAACACCTTCCTGGGCGACGCGGGTCACGGACAGGGCGAGCAGCCCGGCACCCCGTTCGTCATAGGGGTCGCCGGGTCGGTGGCGGTGGGCAAGTCGACCGTGGCCCGGCTCCTCCAGGCGCTCCTCGCCCGCTGGCCGGAGCACCCCCGGGTGGAACTGGTGACGACGGACGGCTTCCTGCTGCCCATGAAGGAGCTCCAGGCCCGCGGGCTGATGTCGCGGAAAGGTTTCCCCGAGTCGTACGACCGCCGGGCCCTGACCCGTTTCGTCGCCGACATCAAAGCGGGCAAGGACGAGGTCACCGCCCCCGTCTACTCCCATCTGATCTACGACATCGTTCCCGGCGAACAGCTCACCGTGCGCCGCCCCGACATCCTGATCGTCGAGGGGCTCAACGTCCTCCAGCCCGCCCTGCCGGGCAAGGACGGCCGCACCCGCGTGGGCCTCGCCGACTACTTCGACTTCTCCGTCTACGTGGACGCCCGCCCCGAGGACATCGAGCACTGGTACCTCAGCCGGTTCCGCAAGCTGCGCGAGACCGCCTTCCAGAACCCGTTCTCGTACTTCCGCAAGTACACCCAGGTCTCCGAGGACGAGGCCCTGGACTACGCGCGCACGATGTGGCGCACCATCAACAAGCCCAATCTGCTGGAGAATGTGGCACCCACCCGCGGCCGGGCCACGCTGGTCCTGCGCAAGGGCCCCGACCACAAGGTCCAGCGGCTGTCACTGCGCAAGCTCTGA
- the glmS gene encoding glutamine--fructose-6-phosphate transaminase (isomerizing), translating to MCGIVGYVGGQSALDVVIAGLKRLEYRGYDSAGVAVLADGGLATAKKAGKLVNLEKELKDRPLPDGFSAIGHTRWATHGAPTDLNAHPHLDNAGRVAVVHNGIIENFAVLRAELATRGHELVSETDTEVVGHLLAESFSSCGDLADAMRQVCRRLEGAFTLVAVHSDAPDVVVGARRNSPLVVGVGEGEFFLASDVTAFIDHTRSAIELGQDQVVELRLGGVTVTDFAGAAAEVRSYHVDWDASAAEKGGYDYFMLKEIAEQPKAVADTLLGRIDTTGALRLDEIRIPASVLREVTKVVLVACGTAFHAGLIAKYAIEHWTRIPCEVELASEFRYRDPILDERTLVIAISQSGETMDTLMALRHAREQGARVLAICNTNGSTIPRESDAVLYTHAGPEVAVASTKAFLTQLVACYLVALYLGQARGTQTADEVRTVIRELADVPDAVGRVLQTMGPVRELARSLAQKDTVLFLGRHMGYPVALEGALKLKELAYMHAEGFAAGELKHGPIALIEEDLPVVVVVPSLRGQPILHDKIVSNIQEIRARGARTIVIAEEGDGTVEPYADHLIRIPVTPALLQPMVTTVPLQVFACELATARGNEVDQPRNLAKSVTVE from the coding sequence ATGTGCGGAATCGTGGGTTATGTCGGTGGACAGTCGGCTCTCGACGTCGTCATCGCAGGGCTGAAGCGGCTGGAGTACCGCGGCTACGACTCGGCGGGCGTGGCCGTGCTCGCCGACGGGGGCCTTGCGACCGCGAAGAAGGCGGGCAAGCTCGTCAACCTGGAGAAGGAACTCAAGGACAGACCCCTGCCCGACGGCTTCAGCGCGATCGGCCACACCCGATGGGCCACCCACGGCGCCCCGACCGACCTCAACGCCCACCCCCATCTGGACAACGCCGGACGCGTCGCCGTCGTCCACAACGGGATCATCGAGAACTTCGCCGTCCTCCGCGCCGAACTGGCCACCCGGGGGCACGAGCTGGTCTCCGAGACGGACACCGAGGTGGTCGGGCATCTGCTTGCCGAGTCCTTCTCGTCCTGCGGGGATCTCGCCGATGCCATGCGCCAGGTCTGCCGACGGCTCGAAGGGGCGTTCACCCTGGTGGCGGTGCACAGCGACGCGCCCGACGTGGTCGTCGGAGCCCGCCGCAACTCGCCGCTGGTGGTCGGCGTCGGAGAGGGCGAGTTCTTCTTGGCGTCGGACGTGACCGCCTTCATCGACCACACCCGGTCCGCGATCGAACTCGGCCAGGACCAGGTGGTGGAGCTGCGCCTCGGCGGGGTGACCGTCACCGACTTCGCCGGTGCGGCGGCCGAGGTCCGCTCCTATCACGTGGACTGGGACGCCTCGGCGGCCGAGAAGGGCGGCTACGACTACTTCATGCTCAAGGAGATCGCCGAGCAGCCGAAGGCCGTGGCCGACACCCTCCTCGGACGCATCGACACGACCGGGGCACTGCGGCTCGACGAGATCCGTATCCCGGCGTCGGTGCTCCGCGAGGTCACCAAGGTCGTGCTGGTGGCCTGTGGAACCGCCTTCCACGCGGGGCTGATCGCGAAGTACGCCATCGAACACTGGACCCGCATCCCGTGCGAGGTGGAGCTGGCGAGCGAGTTCCGCTACCGCGATCCCATCCTCGACGAGCGGACCCTGGTGATCGCGATCTCCCAGTCCGGCGAGACCATGGACACCCTGATGGCCCTGCGGCACGCCAGGGAACAGGGCGCCCGGGTGCTCGCCATCTGCAACACGAACGGCTCGACGATCCCGCGGGAGTCCGACGCGGTCCTCTACACCCACGCGGGGCCCGAGGTCGCCGTCGCCTCCACGAAGGCGTTCCTCACCCAACTGGTGGCGTGCTACCTGGTCGCCCTGTATCTCGGGCAGGCACGCGGCACCCAGACCGCCGACGAGGTGCGGACCGTGATCCGGGAACTGGCGGACGTCCCCGACGCCGTCGGACGGGTGCTTCAGACCATGGGCCCCGTACGGGAACTGGCGCGCTCGCTGGCGCAGAAGGACACCGTCCTCTTCCTCGGCCGGCACATGGGCTACCCGGTGGCGCTGGAGGGAGCGCTCAAGCTGAAGGAACTGGCGTACATGCACGCCGAGGGGTTCGCCGCCGGAGAGCTCAAGCACGGCCCCATCGCACTGATCGAGGAAGACCTGCCGGTGGTGGTCGTGGTGCCCTCCCTGCGCGGCCAGCCGATCCTGCACGACAAGATCGTGTCGAACATCCAGGAGATCAGGGCGCGGGGTGCCCGGACCATCGTGATCGCTGAGGAGGGCGATGGCACGGTGGAGCCGTACGCGGACCATCTGATCCGCATCCCGGTCACTCCCGCGTTGCTCCAGCCGATGGTGACTACCGTTCCCTTGCAGGTCTTCGCCTGCGAGTTGGCGACGGCCCGCGGCAACGAGGTGGACCAGCCGCGGAACTTGGCGAAATCAGTGACAGTGGAGTGA
- a CDS encoding holo-ACP synthase, with translation MIIGVGIDVAEIDRFAASLRRTPAMAQRLFLTSELLLPSGEQRGYASLAARFAAKEAVAKALGAPSGLHWTDAEVYVEESGRPRLRVYGTVAACAEALGVRSWHISLSHDAGVASAMVVAEG, from the coding sequence GTGATTATCGGGGTGGGGATCGACGTCGCCGAGATCGACCGGTTCGCGGCGTCCTTGCGACGTACGCCGGCGATGGCCCAGCGGCTCTTCCTGACGAGTGAGTTGTTGCTGCCCAGCGGCGAACAGCGCGGATACGCCTCCCTGGCCGCCCGGTTCGCCGCCAAGGAGGCCGTGGCGAAGGCGCTGGGCGCACCGAGCGGACTGCACTGGACGGACGCCGAGGTGTACGTCGAGGAGAGCGGGCGACCTCGTCTGAGGGTGTACGGGACGGTCGCGGCGTGCGCGGAGGCGCTCGGGGTGCGGTCGTGGCACATTTCGTTGAGCCATGACGCAGGGGTCGCCTCTGCCATGGTGGTGGCCGAGGGGTAG